From Natronincola ferrireducens, the proteins below share one genomic window:
- a CDS encoding aspartate kinase translates to MEIKVAKFGGTSLADANQFKKVKTIISSDKERRYVIPSAPGKRNKGDTKITDLLYLCHSQIQHQVNFYDTFDIIANRYLEIIRELGLSLDLQPYLLHIKQEMENGGSLDYIVSRGEYLNGVVLADLLGYEFVDPKDIIVFQEDHTLDMELTDIKMKECLLKKERAVIPGFYGGLPNGDIKIFSRGGSDITGALVSRAVEAVVYENWTDVSGLLMTDPTIVSNPKSIEKITYRELRELSYMGASVLHEETIFPVLDAGIPINIRNTNDPHSAGTMIVSYCDPVSPAGTITGIAGRKDFTVIAIEKNRMKSDVSFMRKLLTILEDNNIYLQHLPSGIDTVSIVLTDFQLDGKLDKLLNEIEQLCDPDLIEVYPNMALIATVGHGMAYTPGISAKLFTALANEGINIRMIDQGSSEINIIVGVETEDFERAINAIYHGFI, encoded by the coding sequence ATGGAAATAAAAGTAGCTAAATTTGGTGGAACTTCATTGGCGGATGCCAATCAATTTAAAAAGGTAAAAACTATTATTTCATCCGATAAAGAAAGACGGTATGTCATTCCATCGGCTCCAGGAAAACGAAATAAAGGGGATACAAAGATCACAGATCTCCTTTATTTATGTCATTCACAAATACAGCACCAGGTAAATTTTTATGATACTTTTGATATTATCGCTAATCGTTATCTAGAAATAATAAGGGAGTTGGGTTTATCCCTTGATCTTCAACCCTATCTTTTACATATAAAGCAGGAGATGGAAAATGGCGGATCTTTAGATTATATAGTCAGTAGGGGAGAATACCTTAATGGTGTTGTTTTGGCGGATCTGTTGGGGTATGAATTTGTTGATCCAAAGGATATTATCGTTTTCCAAGAAGATCATACTTTGGATATGGAATTGACAGACATAAAGATGAAGGAATGTCTATTAAAAAAAGAAAGGGCAGTAATTCCTGGTTTTTACGGGGGCTTACCCAATGGAGATATCAAAATTTTTTCAAGAGGTGGCTCTGATATAACAGGGGCTCTTGTATCCAGAGCTGTAGAGGCTGTCGTTTATGAAAACTGGACAGATGTTTCGGGTCTATTGATGACAGATCCTACTATTGTAAGTAATCCAAAATCAATTGAAAAAATTACATATCGTGAGTTAAGGGAGCTTTCCTATATGGGGGCCTCAGTCCTGCATGAGGAAACAATTTTTCCCGTTCTAGATGCTGGTATACCCATAAATATAAGAAACACCAATGATCCCCATAGTGCTGGAACTATGATTGTCAGCTATTGTGATCCTGTATCTCCTGCTGGAACCATTACTGGCATAGCGGGAAGAAAGGATTTTACTGTTATTGCTATTGAAAAAAATCGTATGAAGTCAGATGTTAGCTTTATGCGAAAGCTGTTGACAATATTGGAGGACAATAACATCTACTTACAGCATTTACCCTCAGGAATTGATACCGTATCTATAGTTTTAACTGATTTTCAACTGGATGGTAAGCTTGATAAACTGTTAAATGAAATCGAACAATTATGCGATCCAGACTTGATTGAGGTCTATCCAAATATGGCTCTAATTGCCACTGTTGGACACGGTATGGCCTATACCCCTGGAATCTCTGCTAAGCTTTTTACTGCCCTGGCTAATGAAGGTATCAATATCCGCATGATCGATCAGGGTTCTAGTGAGATTAATATTATTGTTGGTGTAGAGACAGAGGATTTTGAAAGGGCAATAAATGCCATTTACCATGGCTTTATATAA
- a CDS encoding alpha/beta hydrolase, producing MLFLFAFLLIVMSFIIIIGFYLSNIVIYPKTLSHEATYHKEKEAGRLDDELFESLYREEISIKSSYDYSLYGLYFPVEGSKKTVILCHGITYTLYGCVKYMNIYLKRGFNVLLYDHRNHGKSGGRNTTYGFYEKYDLKAWVDWVYEKCGVDCKIGIHGESMGAAILLQNAAIDPRISFYIADCPYSSLYGILKYRLKVEYHLPTFPFLMIADYLNRWRTGVALKDVTPIDSIKDISTPIFFIHGVEDAYIPYNMTIDMYTIKKGAKKLYLAPNAGHVQAYSKNKGEYDRLVGEFLQELNL from the coding sequence TTGTTGTTTTTATTTGCTTTTTTATTAATTGTTATGTCATTTATTATAATTATTGGATTTTATTTATCTAATATCGTTATTTATCCTAAAACCCTATCCCATGAAGCAACCTACCACAAGGAAAAGGAAGCTGGTAGATTAGATGATGAGTTGTTTGAAAGTCTCTATAGGGAAGAGATTTCCATAAAATCCTCCTATGACTATAGTCTCTATGGTCTCTATTTTCCTGTAGAGGGATCTAAAAAAACTGTTATTCTATGTCATGGCATTACCTATACCCTCTATGGCTGTGTTAAATATATGAATATTTATTTGAAGAGGGGGTTTAACGTCCTCCTTTATGACCATAGAAACCATGGCAAAAGTGGTGGTAGAAATACCACCTATGGCTTTTATGAAAAGTATGATTTAAAGGCTTGGGTTGATTGGGTATATGAAAAATGTGGGGTTGATTGTAAAATTGGTATTCATGGGGAGTCTATGGGGGCTGCAATACTATTACAAAATGCTGCTATAGATCCTAGAATATCTTTTTATATAGCTGATTGTCCTTATTCTAGCCTTTATGGCATTTTAAAGTATCGCCTCAAGGTAGAGTATCATTTACCTACTTTTCCCTTTTTAATGATTGCTGATTATTTAAATAGGTGGAGAACTGGAGTAGCCCTTAAGGATGTTACTCCTATAGATTCTATTAAAGATATATCTACTCCTATCTTTTTCATTCATGGTGTAGAAGATGCCTATATCCCCTACAACATGACAATTGATATGTATACCATTAAAAAAGGAGCCAAAAAACTATATTTGGCTCCTAATGCAGGTCATGTTCAGGCCTATTCTAAAAACAAAGGAGAATATGATAGACTGGTGGGTGAATTTTTACAGGAACTAAATCTTTAA
- a CDS encoding GIY-YIG nuclease family protein gives MAYTYILECNDSTFYIGWTTDLENRVKVHNEGKGARYTRGRRPVKLLYWESHDNRSEAQKREAALRRLNRREKEELINKFTKKLINIQE, from the coding sequence ATGGCATACACCTATATATTAGAATGCAATGACAGTACTTTTTATATCGGCTGGACCACCGATTTAGAAAATAGAGTAAAGGTACATAATGAAGGGAAAGGCGCTCGATATACTCGGGGCAGAAGACCAGTAAAACTCCTATACTGGGAGAGTCATGACAATCGTAGTGAGGCCCAGAAAAGAGAAGCGGCCCTAAGGCGTTTAAATCGAAGGGAAAAGGAGGAATTAATTAATAAATTCACAAAAAAACTAATTAATATTCAGGAATAG
- a CDS encoding Spo0E family sporulation regulatory protein-aspartic acid phosphatase, translated as MNDKESTLEKIRKQLNNVLEENDGKVTEKVIKISKELDSIIVAEVKKEKSS; from the coding sequence ATGAATGACAAAGAGAGCACATTAGAGAAAATAAGAAAGCAGTTAAATAATGTTTTAGAAGAAAACGATGGAAAAGTGACAGAGAAAGTTATAAAAATCAGCAAAGAATTGGACAGTATAATTGTTGCAGAAGTAAAAAAAGAAAAATCCTCATAA
- a CDS encoding ferritin, with protein MLSEKLAKEFNDQFKYEAASANYYLAMAAYCKDLDLEGFANFFIVQAEEERFHAMKFFDFINELGNRVIVQGFEDPKNDFSSLEEVFTDALNHEKFVTSRINLLMDIAIQEKNYAAVSFLNWFIDEQVEEEAMMTTIINKIKRIGENSHAIYMLDNELAQRTFTPPAEEA; from the coding sequence ATGTTATCAGAAAAACTAGCAAAAGAATTTAATGATCAGTTCAAGTATGAGGCTGCTTCTGCCAATTACTATCTAGCCATGGCAGCTTATTGTAAAGATTTGGACTTAGAGGGATTTGCCAACTTCTTCATCGTTCAAGCTGAAGAAGAAAGATTCCACGCCATGAAGTTTTTTGATTTTATCAATGAATTAGGTAACCGTGTTATCGTTCAAGGCTTTGAGGACCCCAAAAACGATTTTTCTTCTTTAGAAGAGGTGTTTACTGATGCTTTAAATCATGAAAAATTTGTTACAAGCAGAATTAATCTATTAATGGATATAGCAATCCAAGAGAAAAATTATGCTGCCGTAAGCTTTTTAAACTGGTTCATCGATGAGCAGGTAGAAGAAGAAGCTATGATGACTACTATTATTAACAAAATTAAAAGAATTGGTGAAAATAGCCATGCTATCTATATGTTAGACAATGAATTAGCTCAAAGAACCTTCACCCCACCAGCAGAAGAAGCTTAA
- a CDS encoding Cof-type HAD-IIB family hydrolase, which translates to MKYKLLATDMDGTLLMNNKALSSENIEALRRAKEKGLEIVICTGRPYVTVKPYLEMLGFDCWVVTNNGAIIRNKEGEIVSVTLMEDETLGQVLKILEKDDVDYHVSDEKFTYIRSIGQRIRLIRSFLLQTEMAYWKAYLLSIWAVVFNGSHKKVDFSSFVNKGGRAASVFIYSKDRKKLENLKKEMKKIKRIDLTSSGIDNIEILHENATKGKALERLSNMLNIEKEEMIAVGDNYNDLSMIAYAGLGVAMENGEEEVIEAADWITTTNENHGIAHLLENCPDIYEKI; encoded by the coding sequence ATGAAGTATAAACTATTGGCAACAGATATGGATGGAACTTTATTGATGAATAACAAAGCGCTATCCAGTGAAAATATAGAAGCCTTAAGAAGGGCAAAGGAAAAAGGATTGGAAATAGTTATTTGTACTGGAAGACCCTATGTAACCGTGAAGCCCTATTTAGAAATGTTAGGCTTCGATTGTTGGGTAGTAACAAATAACGGTGCTATTATTCGGAACAAAGAGGGAGAAATTGTTTCTGTAACCCTTATGGAGGATGAGACGTTGGGTCAGGTCCTTAAAATATTGGAGAAAGATGATGTTGATTACCATGTTTCCGATGAAAAATTCACCTATATCAGAAGTATAGGTCAAAGAATAAGACTTATTCGAAGCTTTCTATTGCAAACAGAGATGGCCTATTGGAAGGCTTACCTTTTATCCATATGGGCGGTTGTGTTCAATGGTAGTCATAAAAAGGTGGACTTTTCTAGCTTTGTAAACAAGGGTGGTAGGGCTGCCAGTGTTTTTATTTATTCAAAGGATAGAAAAAAACTGGAAAATTTAAAGAAAGAGATGAAAAAAATAAAGAGAATAGATCTTACTAGTTCAGGCATTGATAATATAGAGATATTGCACGAAAACGCAACAAAGGGAAAAGCTTTAGAAAGGTTAAGCAACATGTTAAATATTGAAAAAGAGGAAATGATAGCTGTGGGGGACAATTATAATGATTTATCAATGATTGCCTACGCTGGTTTAGGGGTAGCCATGGAAAATGGAGAAGAAGAGGTAATAGAGGCTGCTGACTGGATAACCACCACCAATGAGAATCATGGAATAGCTCATCTGCTAGAAAATTGTCCTGATATTTATGAAAAAATATAA
- a CDS encoding ECF transporter S component, giving the protein MTEKLTVARKENSALSQSSKTKDLVLTALLTALVFVATKFINFQLPFSIHGGLIHLGNTMLFAVAIVFGAKKGAISGAFGMGLFDLVSGWVIWAPFTFIIRGVMGWLIGRIANDKGRNGTSFKWNIIGILVSSIWMIVGYYIAEVIIYGNWFTPLTAIPGDITQIILGIILGMPLVAALKKTKVV; this is encoded by the coding sequence ATGACGGAAAAATTAACGGTTGCCAGGAAAGAAAACAGTGCTTTAAGTCAAAGTAGTAAAACAAAGGATTTGGTTCTTACGGCGTTATTAACAGCATTGGTATTTGTTGCTACTAAATTCATTAATTTTCAACTACCTTTCTCTATACATGGGGGATTGATTCACTTAGGCAATACGATGTTATTTGCAGTGGCTATTGTTTTTGGGGCTAAAAAAGGAGCTATATCTGGAGCCTTTGGTATGGGCTTGTTTGATTTGGTATCAGGTTGGGTTATATGGGCCCCCTTTACTTTTATCATCAGAGGAGTCATGGGTTGGTTAATTGGAAGGATAGCCAACGACAAAGGTAGAAATGGTACTAGCTTTAAGTGGAACATTATCGGTATTTTAGTTAGCAGCATATGGATGATTGTTGGATATTACATAGCAGAGGTTATCATTTATGGTAACTGGTTTACACCACTAACGGCTATACCAGGGGATATTACACAAATTATTTTAGGAATTATTTTAGGTATGCCATTGGTAGCAGCTTTAAAGAAAACAAAAGTAGTATAA
- a CDS encoding pyridoxal-phosphate-dependent aminotransferase family protein, whose amino-acid sequence MKNPLIMTPGPTYVNEEVRRALSKEITNPDLDLDFYNFYRETCNKLKQLLNTKNDVLILSGEGILGLEAACASLIEPGDRVLVIDNGIFGNGFADFVKMYGGEVVVFRGDYERAIDVEELENFLKENHDFKLATLVHCETPSGITNPVDKICPILKKHGILTVVDAVSAIGGEPLEVDKWQIDMVIGGSQKVLSAPPGLTFLSISAAAWEKMLMRHTPITGYYCNLTIWKNWDEEKWFPYTQPISDIYGLRAAVDILLEDTEALARHRRIAEAVRKTLTDSGLELYPKGGFSNTVTTLMVPEAINFKDVYEGMLKEHGVLIAGAFGFLKDKVIRIGHMGENCYEEKLYITLKGLNQVLRNLGVDLKGELHKLFIENI is encoded by the coding sequence ATGAAGAATCCTTTAATTATGACACCAGGACCTACTTATGTTAATGAGGAAGTTAGAAGAGCATTGTCTAAGGAAATAACAAACCCTGATTTAGATTTAGATTTCTATAATTTTTATAGAGAAACCTGCAATAAATTAAAACAATTGTTAAATACGAAGAACGATGTACTTATACTGAGTGGTGAAGGTATATTAGGCTTAGAGGCAGCTTGTGCATCTTTGATAGAACCAGGAGATAGAGTGTTGGTAATTGACAATGGTATTTTTGGTAATGGGTTTGCAGACTTTGTGAAGATGTATGGGGGAGAAGTGGTGGTTTTTCGAGGGGACTATGAAAGAGCCATCGATGTAGAAGAACTGGAAAATTTTTTGAAGGAAAATCATGACTTTAAATTAGCTACATTAGTACATTGTGAAACACCCTCTGGTATAACAAATCCAGTGGATAAGATTTGTCCTATACTGAAAAAACATGGCATTCTTACAGTAGTAGATGCTGTATCTGCCATAGGGGGAGAACCCCTTGAGGTAGACAAGTGGCAAATAGATATGGTCATAGGAGGCTCTCAAAAAGTTTTATCTGCCCCCCCTGGATTGACCTTCTTAAGCATTAGTGCAGCAGCTTGGGAAAAAATGCTGATGAGACATACTCCTATAACAGGATACTATTGTAATTTGACGATATGGAAAAATTGGGATGAGGAAAAATGGTTCCCTTACACCCAACCTATTAGCGATATTTATGGTTTAAGGGCGGCTGTAGATATACTACTAGAGGATACTGAAGCTTTAGCCAGACATAGAAGGATTGCTGAAGCTGTTAGAAAAACCCTCACAGACAGTGGCTTGGAGCTATATCCTAAGGGAGGCTTTTCAAATACCGTTACAACCCTTATGGTACCAGAGGCAATAAACTTTAAAGATGTTTATGAAGGTATGTTAAAGGAACATGGAGTTTTGATTGCTGGGGCATTTGGCTTCTTAAAGGACAAGGTAATCCGTATTGGACATATGGGTGAAAACTGTTATGAAGAAAAGCTTTACATTACCCTTAAGGGATTAAATCAAGTACTTAGGAATCTTGGAGTGGATTTAAAGGGAGAGCTTCATAAGCTATTTATTGAAAATATATAA
- a CDS encoding threonine ammonia-lyase has translation MVTFEDIKKARQRIEQHIWKTPLDFSMHLTTEEKKVFLKLECQQKMKTFKFRGAMSKLTSLTEEEKQRGVITVSSGNHGAGLSYGANLLKGIKTTVFVPSTTPEAKVEKIKYYGANIELQGKNYDEAHKIAMDYVKKQNMTFVDSCSDVEVISGQGTIAMEILEENPHIDTILVPIGGGGMITGIGVAAKAMKPSIQVIGLQTAACPAMVQSLQDKVCYIEFPTKDSICEALVGGVGEIPYHMAENCIDDIIVVEEEWIRRAVRQLISKEKVIAEASGAIGYAALMGYSHLIKGKNIAVVISGGNLNYHLMEDILLETNRDPL, from the coding sequence ATGGTGACATTTGAAGATATAAAAAAGGCAAGGCAACGGATAGAACAACATATATGGAAAACTCCTTTGGATTTTTCTATGCACTTAACTACAGAGGAGAAAAAAGTATTTTTAAAGCTGGAATGCCAGCAAAAAATGAAAACCTTCAAGTTTAGAGGTGCTATGAGTAAGCTCACCAGTTTAACAGAAGAAGAAAAACAAAGAGGTGTTATAACCGTTTCTTCCGGGAATCATGGGGCAGGTCTAAGCTATGGAGCCAATCTATTGAAAGGAATTAAAACAACCGTGTTCGTACCATCAACCACACCGGAAGCAAAGGTGGAAAAAATTAAGTATTATGGTGCAAACATTGAGCTTCAGGGAAAAAACTATGACGAAGCCCATAAAATTGCCATGGATTATGTAAAAAAACAAAATATGACCTTTGTAGACTCTTGTTCTGATGTAGAGGTTATCTCAGGCCAAGGAACCATTGCTATGGAAATTTTAGAAGAAAACCCCCATATCGATACAATTTTAGTTCCTATAGGTGGTGGCGGGATGATCACTGGCATAGGTGTTGCTGCTAAGGCAATGAAACCCTCTATTCAAGTCATTGGTTTACAGACAGCTGCTTGTCCTGCCATGGTGCAATCCCTTCAGGATAAAGTATGTTATATAGAATTTCCCACAAAAGATTCTATTTGTGAAGCATTAGTAGGGGGAGTAGGGGAGATACCCTATCATATGGCAGAAAATTGTATCGATGATATTATTGTGGTGGAGGAAGAATGGATTCGTCGGGCAGTTAGGCAGTTGATTAGTAAGGAAAAGGTAATAGCTGAAGCTTCGGGAGCTATTGGCTATGCTGCCTTGATGGGCTATTCTCATTTAATAAAAGGGAAGAACATTGCTGTTGTCATATCTGGGGGCAATTTGAATTATCATCTGATGGAGGATATATTGTTGGAAACTAACAGAGACCCCCTTTAA
- the asnA gene encoding aspartate--ammonia ligase, with translation MEILRDTFEIAGGYAGVNTLMIPDNYKSSLSIRETEVAIKQIKDCFERKLAEELNLTRVSAPLFVRPETGLNDDLNGIERPVSFGVKGIGGKKVEVVHSLAKWKRMALHKYGFSEGEGLYTDMDAIRRDEDLDNLHSIYVDQWDWEKIITKEERTVDTLKATVKGIYRVFKETEKHVAALYPQFTPFLPEDISFITTQQLEDKYPTLSSKERENAIAKEKGAVFLMEIGDTLKSGEKHDGRAPDYDDWHLNGDILFWYPTLEMALELSSMGIRVDEDTLERQLKLGDCEDRRKLEYHQLILNKKLPYTVGGGIGQSRICMFFLRKAHIGEVQSAIWPEGMIKASEEAGIQLL, from the coding sequence ATGGAAATTTTACGAGATACGTTTGAAATAGCAGGAGGTTATGCAGGGGTAAATACATTAATGATACCAGATAACTATAAGTCTAGCTTAAGTATTAGGGAAACAGAGGTTGCCATTAAACAAATCAAAGACTGTTTTGAGAGAAAATTAGCTGAAGAACTAAACCTAACAAGGGTATCAGCACCTCTTTTTGTAAGACCAGAGACAGGGTTAAACGATGACCTCAACGGCATAGAACGTCCCGTTAGCTTTGGTGTAAAGGGTATAGGTGGCAAGAAGGTAGAGGTAGTTCATTCTTTAGCAAAATGGAAACGAATGGCCCTTCACAAATATGGTTTCAGTGAAGGAGAGGGACTGTACACAGATATGGATGCCATCCGTAGGGATGAAGATTTAGATAACCTACATTCCATCTATGTAGATCAATGGGATTGGGAAAAAATCATCACCAAGGAGGAAAGGACAGTAGATACCCTCAAAGCCACTGTTAAAGGTATTTATAGGGTTTTTAAGGAGACAGAAAAGCATGTAGCAGCATTGTATCCTCAATTTACCCCTTTTCTTCCTGAAGATATTAGTTTTATAACAACCCAACAATTAGAAGACAAGTATCCAACCCTGTCTTCTAAAGAAAGAGAAAATGCTATTGCTAAAGAAAAGGGAGCAGTTTTCCTTATGGAAATTGGAGATACTTTAAAATCAGGGGAAAAGCATGATGGAAGAGCACCCGACTATGATGATTGGCATTTAAATGGAGATATCCTGTTTTGGTATCCCACTTTAGAAATGGCTTTAGAATTATCCTCCATGGGTATTCGTGTAGATGAAGACACATTAGAAAGACAGCTAAAGCTGGGGGACTGTGAAGATCGAAGGAAGTTGGAGTATCATCAATTAATTTTAAACAAAAAACTGCCCTATACCGTTGGTGGAGGGATAGGACAGTCAAGAATTTGTATGTTTTTCCTAAGAAAAGCCCATATAGGAGAGGTGCAATCCGCCATATGGCCTGAAGGTATGATAAAAGCCAGTGAAGAGGCGGGTATACAGTTATTATAA
- a CDS encoding carboxypeptidase-like regulatory domain-containing protein, whose protein sequence is MKKILRVKVKDLLKAISVFLSVLLLAYIFLPTIMLSIGERYDRNGNPLTAKIYYERLDRFFPKASETATALERMAEITANHNLLMISSAGVGSAPHMVAHLSQESKVYYEKLVKRFPDTWQGKRATTQLTKQAIRDKVYENKIEEAFEVMENYYETINANTRYNYWDASVALTLAATLRSQGFYDEGLRILDYIMEHQGDVINTDVYEVAAEFHRFLGNKEEAEKYYSLLLQEYKDIMEIERHHWSDSDMGGINSYYDEKTKEIVMKLASLQNRPMKHGEVTGSVTLRGEAFPNLQVFLQPQNFPRGGVIFGGSTDDALWTTSDKNGEFTFSHVLPGRYSIGFIVDLDVVEDVVLKGGFFPESTILVDEEQSYHRDFHLVDTLKVLSPVENYRVTGDTLHFQWEAFEDASYYTLELGTYSLNGGGTYSTPYSERKFYTNEALLSVDELTYIQTGMAFDDEGPTPDSLLAFAHPKGKYFWGIRAHDEEGNIITTSRGYLKGQNTDFHFTGRDLRKGDELLLARDYQGAIDAYEEDVSKNPKDIYPLAMLGKLYSISWNDTYPHTDLDKALAYYEELYAITENPSFLDRSFFIQYYQKKDYHQALAVLKILEEKNALHLWHRQNFIMIDIHLGNYEGALQELLQTDFKEDNIETSLRIITNNFDNLKSTEKPSEEVRGLTAIEEYRNNYSSLDMELKKKIQQKKPLDALKLLENPELTAHQTLIKLSLKVMEPSISVHEYEEIQNFVNAYSSTDPDLTQLVQRLFMVPIY, encoded by the coding sequence ATGAAAAAAATACTACGGGTTAAAGTAAAGGATTTATTAAAGGCAATAAGTGTATTCCTGTCAGTCTTATTATTGGCCTATATCTTTTTACCTACTATCATGCTAAGTATAGGAGAAAGATATGATAGAAACGGAAATCCCTTGACAGCTAAAATTTACTATGAACGACTGGATAGATTTTTCCCAAAGGCCAGCGAAACAGCTACGGCACTGGAAAGGATGGCTGAGATAACAGCCAATCATAATCTATTGATGATCTCTTCTGCTGGAGTTGGCAGTGCCCCCCACATGGTTGCCCACCTGTCACAGGAATCTAAAGTTTACTATGAAAAACTGGTGAAGAGATTTCCCGACACATGGCAGGGAAAAAGGGCTACGACCCAATTAACAAAGCAAGCCATTAGGGATAAGGTTTATGAAAATAAAATAGAGGAAGCCTTTGAAGTAATGGAAAATTATTATGAAACCATAAATGCCAATACTAGATATAACTATTGGGATGCCTCTGTAGCCTTAACCCTAGCTGCTACCCTAAGGAGTCAGGGCTTCTATGATGAGGGATTAAGGATACTAGACTATATCATGGAACATCAAGGTGATGTTATAAATACAGATGTTTATGAAGTAGCCGCAGAATTTCATCGTTTCTTAGGCAATAAAGAAGAAGCTGAAAAATATTACTCCCTGCTCTTACAAGAGTATAAAGACATCATGGAGATAGAAAGACACCATTGGTCAGATTCAGATATGGGGGGTATAAACAGCTACTATGATGAAAAGACAAAAGAAATTGTTATGAAGCTAGCTTCTCTCCAAAATAGACCTATGAAACATGGTGAAGTCACGGGTTCTGTTACCTTAAGGGGGGAGGCCTTCCCCAACCTACAGGTATTTCTACAGCCCCAAAATTTTCCTAGAGGTGGTGTGATCTTCGGTGGTTCTACAGATGACGCCCTATGGACAACAAGTGATAAAAATGGTGAATTTACCTTTAGTCATGTACTTCCTGGACGATATAGCATAGGCTTTATTGTAGACCTAGATGTGGTGGAGGATGTTGTCTTAAAGGGAGGATTTTTCCCTGAATCTACCATCCTTGTTGATGAAGAGCAAAGCTATCATCGAGACTTTCATTTGGTGGATACCTTAAAGGTCCTATCACCTGTAGAAAACTATAGGGTAACTGGAGATACCCTTCATTTTCAATGGGAGGCCTTTGAAGATGCATCCTATTATACCCTAGAGCTAGGTACCTATTCCCTAAATGGTGGTGGCACTTATTCTACCCCCTATTCTGAGAGGAAGTTCTATACCAATGAAGCATTGCTTTCTGTAGATGAACTGACCTATATCCAGACTGGTATGGCCTTTGACGATGAAGGACCTACCCCTGATTCTCTTTTGGCCTTCGCCCATCCTAAAGGCAAATATTTTTGGGGAATCCGGGCCCATGATGAGGAGGGCAATATCATCACCACCTCTAGAGGGTATCTTAAAGGCCAAAATACAGACTTTCATTTTACCGGTAGGGACTTGAGAAAAGGAGATGAACTTCTACTGGCAAGGGATTACCAAGGGGCTATAGATGCCTATGAAGAAGATGTATCTAAAAATCCAAAGGATATCTACCCTTTAGCTATGCTGGGAAAACTGTATAGTATCTCTTGGAATGATACCTACCCCCATACGGACCTTGATAAGGCTTTAGCTTATTATGAGGAATTGTATGCTATTACTGAAAACCCAAGCTTTTTAGATAGAAGTTTCTTTATCCAGTATTACCAAAAGAAGGATTATCATCAGGCATTAGCCGTTTTAAAAATATTAGAGGAAAAAAATGCATTGCATCTTTGGCATCGTCAAAATTTCATTATGATTGATATACATTTGGGTAATTATGAAGGGGCCTTACAGGAACTTTTACAGACTGATTTCAAAGAGGATAATATAGAAACTTCTTTAAGAATCATCACCAACAATTTTGATAACTTAAAATCTACAGAGAAGCCCTCAGAAGAAGTACGGGGATTGACGGCTATAGAAGAGTATAGGAATAACTACAGTTCTCTAGATATGGAGCTAAAGAAAAAAATTCAGCAGAAAAAACCATTAGATGCCCTGAAACTATTAGAAAATCCAGAACTAACTGCCCATCAAACCTTGATAAAATTATCTCTAAAGGTGATGGAACCTAGTATAAGTGTTCATGAATATGAAGAAATTCAAAACTTTGTAAATGCCTATAGCTCTACAGATCCTGACTTAACTCAACTGGTTCAAAGATTGTTTATGGTACCAATTTATTAG
- a CDS encoding ArsR/SmtB family transcription factor yields the protein MEDKIELLKALSDKNRLLILDMLSCGELCGCDIMEGLSLTQPTISHHMKILQQCKLVMGRKEGKWTFYSINRERVDAIQQFIHHITSFKENCICERVTKTCSQWDDHSREG from the coding sequence ATGGAGGATAAAATAGAATTATTAAAGGCTTTATCAGACAAAAATAGATTACTTATTCTAGATATGCTCTCCTGTGGAGAGTTATGTGGCTGTGATATTATGGAGGGCCTTAGCTTAACCCAGCCAACCATTTCCCACCATATGAAGATTTTACAGCAATGTAAGCTTGTGATGGGAAGAAAGGAAGGAAAATGGACCTTTTACTCAATTAATCGAGAAAGAGTAGATGCTATCCAACAGTTTATTCATCATATAACTTCCTTTAAAGAAAACTGTATTTGTGAAAGAGTTACTAAAACCTGTTCTCAATGGGATGATCATTCAAGAGAGGGTTAG